TCCCAATAAGCCTGTTTCTCTCTGAAGCTTTTATCAAACACTCTCTGtcacaaaaaatgtttttattttttccccatattttttttttttttaagtttgtttgaatgtttagttgtaaacattttaatttgttaactttgtaaaattttgatttgGTCATAATGAATAAAGTTGAAAGATTATTTCCCCGCATAGAGTTCGCATAGAGTGTATGGCACACCTTTACTCAGCATTACCATGTTAAACAAAGCAAGTACTCTTGTAACTTCAACACAGTTGTCAGCTTTTAATTAAATCCGGAACACCTTATTTTGTCCACTTCAGCGGCATTCCAGTACATGTAATCAATATGGACACCAGCTATTGTATTTGACACAGACAGTAACCAAGTGTTACTACATTGGAAAGTAAGTGATTACCAAAGAACAAAAGCATTTATAAGCAGCGAAGTATTAAAGTAAAGCCGTCTCTGCCCATTACAACacaattttgtcaaaatcggAAAGCATTAAATTCGTGCCCATACTTATTCAGTCACATGGAACTTTTGAACAAATTCACATTTAATACGAAAATAGGACTAGTTTCTCTAATAAACATTTTAACGTTGTTGTGTGAATCCATGAAACATTTCCATCAACTGACTTTCCTATAAATGATTAAAGAGCACTTAATTAACATTCCATAAGGCAGCTTGGTCCATGGTTATTGAGTGGAAGACCAGTCCTGAAAGCAAAACGTAaaatttatattacatgataaaatgatgattaaatgaattaaatgatgtaaacattaacctaTCAAAAAATCTGATCCCTGCGGGTATGTACTTATGGACTGAATGTATTGTAGTAACAAATCATATGGTGTCTGAATGTAATTTTTTTCACCGGATTAGgctacagaaaaaaatgataataaaccCAATTCAAAACATGTTCGAGTGCTTGTCtttgtatttatttgtaataaaagataaaataaactgttttattttgattgatgCAATTTGATACAATGTGAATATTTCATGGTCAACATTATGATTTCATTGGGAAATATTTCCTGTGATGTGAGGTTGGACGTGTCATATGTTCCTTGTGGTTCATCACCCCTGTTTTCACTTTGAGGTCGTGACATGACCTTACAATGCAAGTGCCCTGTCATAAATACTTGTACGAGCATGAAAACATAGTGGACATGGCACCACACTAGTGCAGTAACGCCAACAATTTCATACAATGGACACGGAGCTGTACAATGAAAGTTGAtgattttttcggcatagccatATAATactcttttggccccggatatgacgcgaaaggtggcgttcctggtcaagatgaagtatgtgattggtcaaaaatgtAGCGGTACATGCAAACTGCAGATATGTAATTAAAAACGTTAAAACAGTTAAGATTAAATGcgagctgaataagtggatgtatcttttcaaatgacacattgataaaatcagatTACTGCATGATTCAAATGcggtcttattatcaccaaaaattatccaaactgatataatgtttttatccgcactgaaacgcattagttcgtcgATTTATTTCACCAGAAGGTTCtacattataaacaccagcattaaaactatgccgtttatctttttaaaaaaagatatttcttatttGCCTTGAAGTGAATAGGATGGCGAGGCTGATGTTTACTTAACTACTAGCTTTAACGCGCCTCGCGtgagatcttctctttagctcgatcgtaGATGCATCACATAATTGATTTGTTAATAAGAGTGTATTAAAGTCAATcaagggggatacaaatactataggggagGGGATACTTTTTTTGATGGACAAAAAAGTATCCCCGGATACTTTATGATGGGGATACAAATATGATATGACACCGGGTTTCCATGGGCTCTGTTACATTGGCTCCCACGTAGGGACTAGGGAACTTTACTTAGAGTTATTTGTGAAAGCATCGCTGTACCTTTCCTGGAGGCGGAGTTTGTGACCTGGTAAAATACTAGCCCGCCCTGCGGCAATGGCCAGAGATCTTCTCTTAGTTTGGttggttgagcgtaagactagctagtaagccagaggtctcGGGTTCGATCCccagcggaggcagtgatttaaaattaattaatcctgcgctctgttacacgTTTCAAATGCTTAAGTCAAAATAAACAGAATTAAACCTGAATGAATCACAGAAAACGACATATGAAACATGACAGTaaaacaaggagccgcaaagcctggcattatcccccgcgccccgcagttggtatgaaaacccaaatacatgtataaattaagCTCAAAGTAcgagttattaaggaaacagtaatttggtatttttgattaagtctccatggtgacagaaaaaataccgaaaatggaaggtccgcaatagcaaaaggcacaactagtctgatatattcagaaagtttcaaggagctgcgttgaacagttTTTGAGTAATAGCcaagaaacaaaaggaaacagtaatttggtatttttgattaagtttccatggcgacagaaaaaataccgaaaatggaaggtcccaaatagcaaaaggcacaactagggcactagtctgatatatacagaaagtttcatgGAGCTGCTTCGAactgtttttgagttatagcccggaaacaaaaggaaacagtaatttggtattttttattaagtttccatggtgacagaaaaaatgccgaaaatggaaggtccgcaatagcaaaaaggcacaactagggcactagcctgatatatacagaaagtttcaaggagctacGTTGAACGGTTAtagagttatagcccggaaacagtaatttggtatttttgaataagtttccatggtgacagaaaaaatataccgaaaatggaaggtcccgaatagcaaaaggcacaactagggcactagtctgatatatacagaatgtttcaaggagctgcgttgaacggttatggagttatagcacGGAGGaaaaaaggaaacagtaatttggtatttttgattaagtttccatggtgacagaaaaaataacgaaaatggaaggtccgcaatagcaaaaggcacaactagggcactagcctgatatattcagaaagtttcaaggagctacgttgaacggttatggagttatagcccggaaaagaatctcggacggacacACGGCCGGAcacacggacggacggacggagcccaatttaatatcccccgcaaacacgtttcgcgggggataaaaaataaatgaaaacaatgatgaattataatatgttttaaatcTGCCTGAGGGATATAACaactataaaatattaaaatattaaaataaaaaaacgacttctttatatatatctggAGGTATTATTATTTGCAAAGGATGTCTGCAATTATTCCTAAATTTTAGAAAACAAATTCTGGTTACCGGGTAGGTTTTTCCAATGTAGTTCAGGACACAAGATTTTGAATGAGTAAACAATAGCAGGTAATAAGGaattaccacacaaacacatacaacatttaccacacaaacacatacaacatttaccacacaaacacacaacatttaccacacatacaacatttaccacacaaacacatacaacatttaccttCTGTTTGTTTATACTGATTATAACTTTCAGACATAAATCCTACAATACACGTTATATATTTTCAAGTGTATATAAAAACTATTTAAATATGgatgttttaaatatttgacgCACAGGTGTCAGTATCTACGGAGACAGATTTGTTGACGAGAACTACGTTTTATCACACAAAGCCGCTGGTTACGTTTCCATGGCAAACCATGGCAAAGACACAAATGGATCCCAGTTTTTCATCCTGTTAACTAAGGCCAGGTGGCTGGACGAAAAGCATGTGGTTTTCGGCAAAGTCATCAACGGAATGGTAAGCAATTAGCAAACATAAAATAAAGACTTCACTTCAATTCTGTCTCAGATCAAAAGAATGGccaacactttttttttacagataacCAACTTAATTTCTAAGTTTTTCAAAATAACAAGTCTTCTAATTTACCTCTCTTCTGGTATCCTATTTGGGAGATCAAACGTTaataattttagattttttttagaaacaaatagattagaaaaaaaatgatgaaatgttaCTGATAATTGTTGTAGGATGTTGTCCGACAAATTGGAGAAGTTCCCGCAAGCAATGTTAACGCTTTGCCCAAAAGGAAAGTCGACATAGTAGACAGTGGGGTAGTTGGGATCCAGAAGAAATATGAATTAACTGAAGAACAAATGGCGTCCGATGACGATAtctaaactaaaaaaaaaccgACAGACCAACAGCGTGGTAGTCCTCATTAATACATGTTTGACATGTGGTCGTCTGATTCAGTTGGACGTTTGACTTGTTGATTCCATATCATATCATTCATGTACGGAAGTGTATCACAGAActgcattttgtattttgatactTGTGTTAATGTGTTGGTTTTGTTCTTTCCCCAATCAGTCTGTTTCTCTCTGAAGCTTTTATCAAACACTCTCTgtcacaaaaaaatgtttttattttttccctatacagtatattttttttaagtttgtttgAATGTTCAgttgtaaacattttaatttgttaacTTTGTAAAATATATGATTTGGTCATAATGAATTAAAGTTGAAAGATTATTTCCCAGCATAGAGTTCTCATAGAGTGTATGGCACACCTTTACTCAGCATTACCATGTTAAACAAAGCAAGTACTCTTGTAACTTCAACACAGTTGTCAGCTTTTAATTAAATCCGGAACACCTTATTTTGTCCACTTCAGCGGCATTCCAGTACATGTAATCAATATGGACACCAGCTATTGTATTTGACACAGACAGTAACCAAGTGTCACTACATTGGAAAGTAAGTGATTACCAAAGAACAAAAGCATCTATAAGCAgcgaagtacatgtattaaagtaAAGCCGTCTCTGCCCATTACAACacaattttgtcaaaatcggACAGCATTAAATTCGTGCCCATACTTATTCAGTCACATGGAACTTTTGAACAAATTCACATTTAATAAGAAAATAGGACTAGTTTCTCTAATAAACATTTTAACGTTGTTTTGTGAATCCATGAAACATTTCCATCAACTGACTTTCCTATAAATGATTAAAGAGCACTTAATTAACATTCCATAAGGCAGCTTGGTCCATGGTTATTGAGTGGAAGACCAGTCCTGAAGGCAAAACGTAaaatttatattacatgataaaatgatgattaaatgaattaaatgatgtaaacattaacctaTCAAAAAATCTGATCCCTGCGGGTATGTACTTATGGACTGAATGTATTGTAGTAACAAATCATATGGTGTCTGAATGTAAATTTTTTCACCGGATTAAgctacagaaaaaaatgataataaaccCAATTCCAAACATGTTCGAGTGCTTGTCtttgtatttatttgtaataaaagataaaataaactgttttattttgattgatgCAATTTGATACAATGTGAACATTGTTCCTTGTGGTTCATCACCCCTGTTCTCACTTTGAGGTCGTGACATAACGTGACATGACCTTACAATGCAAGTGCCCTGTCATAAATACTTGTACGAGCATGAAAACATAGTGGAAATGGCACCACACTAGTGCAGTAACGCCAACAATTTAATACAATGGACACGGAGCTGTACAATGAAAGTTGAtgattttttcggcatagccatATAATactcttttggccccggatatgacgcgacaggtggcgttcctggtcaagatgaagtatgtgattggtcaaaaatcTAGCGGTACATGCAAACTGCAGATATGCAATTAAAAACGTTAAAACAGTTAAGATTAAATTAgagctgaataagtggatgtatcttttcaaatgacacattgataaaatcagatTACTGATTCAAATGcggtcttattatcaccaaaaatgatccaaactaatataatgttttttATCCGCACagaaacgcattagttcgtcgatttatttcaccagaaggttctacattataaccaccagcattaaaactatgccgtttatcttttttaaaaaagatatttcttatttGCCTTGAAGTGAATAGGATGGCGAGGCTGATGTTTActtgtgtaaccctggtaacTACTAGCTTTAACGCGCCTCGCGTGAGATCTTCTCATAACTCGATCGTAGATGCATCACATAATTGATTTGTAAATCAGAGTGTATTAAAGTCAATCAAGGgagatacaaatactataggggagggggatacttTTTTTGATGGACAAAAAAGTATCCCCGGATACTTTATGATGGGGATACAAATATGATATGACACCGGGTTTCCATGGGCTCTGTTACATTGGCTCCAACGTAGGGACTAGGGAACTTTACTTAGTGTTATTTGTGAAAGCATCGCTGTACCTTTCCTGGAGGCGGAGTTTGTGACCTGGTAAAATACTAGCCCGCCCTGCGGCAATGGCCAGAGATCTTCTCTTAGTTTGGttggttgagcgtaagactagctagtaagccagaggtctcGGGTTCGATCCccagcggaggcagtgatttaaaattaattaatcctgcgctctgttacacgTTTCAAATGCTTAAGTCAAAATAAACAGAATTAAACCTGAATGAATCACAGAAAACGACATATGAAACATGACAGTaaaacaaggagccgcaaagcctggcattatcccccgcgccccgcagttggtatgaaaacccaaatacatgtataaattaagctcaaagtaagagttattaaggaaacagtaatttggtatttttgattaagtctccatggtgacagaaaaaataccgaaaatggaaggtccgcaatagcaaaaggcacaactagtctgatatattcagaaagtttcaaggagctgcgttgaacagttttggagttatagccaagaaacaaaaggaaacagtaatttggtatctttgattaagtttccatggtgacagaaataataccgaaaatggaaggtcccaaatagcaaaaggcacaactagggcactagtctgatatatacagaaagtttcatgGAGCTGCTTCGAactgtttttgagttatagcccggaaacaaaaggaaacagtaatttggtatttttgattaagtttccatggtgacagaaaaaatgccgaaaatggaaggtccgcaatagcaaaaggcacaactagtctgatatattcagaaagtttcaaggagctgcgttgaacagttttggagttatagccaagaaacaaaaggaaacagtaatttggtatttttgattaagtttccatggtgacagaaaaaatgccgaaaatggaaggtccgcaatagcaaaaagGCACAACTAGAGCACTAgcctgatatatacagaaagtttcaaggagctacgttgaacggttatggagttataacccggaaacagtaatttggtatttttgattaagtttccatggtgacagaaaaaaaataccgaaaatggaaggtccccaatagcaaaaggcacaactagggcactagtctgatataaacagaatgtttcaaggagctgcgttgaactGTTTGTGAGTTATAtcccggaaacaaaaggaaacagtaattaagtttttttgattaagtttccatggtgacagaaaaaataacgaaaatggaaggtccgcaatagcaaaaggcacaactagggcactagccTGATATATTCataaagtttcaaggagctacgttgaacggttatggagttatagcccgggaaagaatctcggacggacacACGGCCGGACgcacggacggacggacggagcccaatttaatatcccccgcaaacgcgtttcgcgggggataaaaaaataaatgaaaacaatgatgaattataatgttttaaatctGCCTGAGGGATATAACaactataaaatattaaaatattaaaaataaaaaaaacgacttctttatatatatctggAGGTATTATTATTTGCAAAGGATGTCTGCAATTATTCCTAAATTTTAGAAAACAAATTCTGGTTACCGGGTAGGTTTTTCCAATGTAGTTCAGGACACAAGATTTTGAATGAGGAAACAATAGCAGGTAATAAGGaattaccacacaaacacatacaacatttaccacacaaacacatacaacatttaccacacaaacacatacaacatttaccacacaaacacacaacatttaccacacaaacacacatttaccacacatacaacatttaccacacatacaacatttaccacacaaacacatacaacatttaccacacaaacacacaacatttaccacacatacaacatttaccacacaaacacatacaacatttaccttCTGTTTGTTTATACTGATTATAACTTTCAGACATAAATCCTACAATACACGTTATATATTTTCAAGTGCATataaaaactatttatatttggatgttttaaatatttgacgCACAGGTGTCAGTATCTACGGAGACAGATTTGTTGACGAGAACTACGTTTTATCACACAAAGCCGCTGGTTACGTTTCCATGGCAAACCATGGCAAAGACACAAATGGATCCCAGTTTTTCATCCTGTTAACTAAGGCCAGGTGGCTGGACGAAAAGCATGTGGTTTTCGGCAAAGTCATCAAGGGAATGGTAAGCAATTAGCAAACATAAAATAAAGACTTCACTTCAATTCTGTCTCAGATCAAAAGAATGGCCAacacttttgttttttttacagataaCCAACTTAATTTCTAAGTTTTTCAAAATAACAAGTCTTCTAATTTACCTCTCTTCTGGTATCCTATTTGGGAGATCAAACGTTaataattttagatttttttagaaacaaatagattagaaaaaaattgatgaaatgTTACTGATAATTGTTGTAGGATGTTGTCCGACAAATTGGAGAAGTTCCCGCAAGCAATGTTAACGCTTTGCCCAAAAGGAAAGTCACCATATAAGACAGTGGGGTAGTTGGGATCCAGAAGAAATATGAATTAACTGAAGAACAAATGGCGTCCGATGACGATATCTAAactaaaaagaaacaaaaaaaaaacgacagACCAACAGCGTGGTAGTCCTCATTAATACATGTTTGACATGTGGTCGTCTGATTCAGTTGGACGTTTGACTTGTTGATTCCATATCATATCATTCATGTACGGAAGTGTATCACAGAActgcattttgtattttgatactTGTGTTAATGTGTTGGTTTTGTTCTTTTCCCAATAAGTCTGTTTCTCTCTGAAGCTTTTATCAAACACTCTCTGtcacaaaaaatgtttttattttttcctcatatattttttttaagtttgtttaAGTGCAgttgtaaacattttaatttgttaactttgtaaaatacattttatttgtatatgatttGGTCATAATGAATTAAAGTTGAAAGATTATTTCCCAGCATAGAGTTCTCATAGAGTGTATGGCACACCTTTACTCAGCATTACCATGTTAAACAAAGCAAGTACTCTTGTAACTTCAACACAGTTGTCAGCTTTTAATTAATTCCGGAACACCTTATTTTGTCCACTTCAGCGGCATTCCAGTACATGTAATCAATATGGACACCAGCTATTGTATTTGACACAGACAGTAACCAAGTGTTACTACATTGGAAAGTAAGTGATTACCAAAGAACAAAAGCATCTATAAGCAGCGAAGTATTAAAGTAAAGCCGTCTCTGCCCATTACAACacaattttgtcaaaatcggAAAGCATTAAATTCGTGCCCATACTTATTCAGTCACATGGAACTTTTGAACAAATTCACATTTAATACGAAAATAGGACTAGTTTCTCTAATAAACATTTTAACGTTGTTGTGTGAATCCATGAAACATTTCCATCAACTGACTTTCCTATAAATGATTAAAGAGCACTTAATTAACATTCCATAAGGCAGCTTGGTCCATGGTTATTGAGTGGAAGACCAGTCCTGAAAGCAAAACGTAaaatttatattacatgataaaatgatgattaaatgaattaaatgatgtaaacattaacctaTCAAAAAATCTGATCCCTGCGGGTATGTACTTATGGACTGAATGTATTGTAGTAACAAATCATATGGTGTCTGAATGTAATTTTTTTCACCGGATTAAgctacagaaaaaaatgataataaaccCAATTCCAAACATGTTCGAGTGCTTGTCtttgtatttatttgtaataaaagataaaataaactgttttattttgattgatgCAATTTGATACAATGTGAACATTTCATGGTCAACATTATGATTTCATTGGGAAATATTTCCTGTGATGTGAGGTTGGACGTGTCATATGTTCCTTGTGGTTCATCACCCCTGTTCTCACTTTGAGGTCGTGACATAACGTGACATGACCTTACAATGCAAGTGCCCTGTCATAAATACTTGTACGAGCATGAAAACATAGTGGACATGGCACCACACTAGTGCAGTAACGCCAACAATTTCATACAATGGACACGGAGCTGTACAATGAAAGTTGAtgattttttcggcatagccatATAATactcttttggccccggatatgacgcgacaggtggcgttcctggtcaagatgaagtatgtgattggtcaaaaatgtagcggtcaatgcaaaatgcaggtATGCAATTAAAAACGTTAAAACAGTTAAGATTAAATGcgagctgaataagtggatgtatcttttcaaatgacacattgataaaatcagatTACTGCATGATTCAAATGcggtcttattatcaccaaaaatgatccaaactgatataatgtttttatccgcactgaaacgcattagttcgtcgATTTATTTCACCAGAAGGTTCtacattataaacaccagcattaaaactatgccgtttatctttttaaaaaaaaagatatttcttatttGCCTTGAAGTGAATAGGATGGCGAGGCTGATGTTTACTTAACTACTAGCTTTAACGCGCCTCGCGtgagatcttctctttagctcgatcgtaGATGCATCACATAATTGATTTGTTAATAAGAGTGTATTAAAGTCAATcaagggggatacaaatactataggggagggggatacttTTTTGATGGACAAAAAAGTATCCCCGGATACTTTATGATGGGGATACAAATATGATATGACACCGGGTTTCCATGGGCTCTGTTACATTGGCTCCCACGTAGGGACTAGGGAACTTTACTTAGTGTTATTTGTGAAAGCATCGCTGTACCTTTCCTGGAGGCGGAGTTTGTGACCTGGTAAAATACTAGCCCGCCCTGCGGCAATGGCCAGAGATCTTCTCTTAGTTTGGttggttgagcgtaagactagctagtaagccagaggtctcGGGTTCGATCCccagcggaggcagtgatttaaaattaattaatcctgcgctctgttacacgTTTCAAATGCTTAAGTCAAAATAAACAGAATTAAACCTGAATGAATCACAGAAAACGACATATGAAACATGACAGTaaaacaaggagccgcaaagcctggcattatcccccgcgccccgcagttggtatgaaaacccaaatacatgtataaattaagctcaaagtaagagttattaaggaaacagtaatttggtatttttgattaagtctccatggtgacagaaaaaataccgaaaatggaaggtccgcaatagcaaaaggcacaactagtctgatatattcagaaagtttcaaggagctgcgttgaacagttttggagttatagccaagaaacaaaaggaaacagtaatttggtattttgattaagtttccatggtgacagaaaaaataccgaaaatggaaggtcccaaatagcaaaaggcacaactagggcactagtctgatatatacagaaagtttcatgGAGCTGCTTCGAactgtttttgagttatagcccggaaacaaaaggaaacagtaatttggtatttttttattaagtttccatggtgacagaaaaaatgccgaaaatggaaggtccgcaatagcaaaaaggcacaactagggcactagcctgatatatacagaaagtttcaaggagctacgttgaacggttatggagttatagcccggaaacagtaatttggtatttttgaataagtttccatggtgacagaaaaaaaataccgaaaatggaaggtccgcaatagcaaaaggcacaactagggcactagtctgatatatacagaatgtttcaaggagctgcgttgaacggttatggagttatagcacGGAGGaaaaaaggaaacagtaatttggtatttttgattaagtttccatggtgacagaaaaaataacgaaaatggaaggtccgcaatagcaaaaggcacaactagggcactagtctgatatattcagaaagtttcaaggagctgcgttgaacagttttggagttatagccaagaaacaaaaggaaacagtaatttggtattttgattaagtttccatggtgacagaaaaaatgccgaaaatggaaggtccgcaatagcaaaaaggcacaactagggcactagcctgatatatacagaaagtttcaaggagctacgttgaacggttatggagttatagcccggaaacagtaatttggtatttttgaataagtttccatggtgacagaaaaaaaataccgaaaatggaaggtccgcaatagcaaaaggcacaactagggcactagtctgatatatacagaatgtttcaaggagctgcgttgaacggttatggagttatagcacGGAGGaaaaaaggaaacagtaatttggtatttttgattaagtttccatggtgacagaaaaaataacgaaaatggaaggtccgcaatagcaaaaggcacaactagggcactagccTGATACattcagaaagtttcaaggagctacgttgaacggttatggagttatagcccggaaaagaatctcggacggacacacggacggacgcacggacggacggacggagcccaatttGATATCCCCCGCAAACAcgtt
The sequence above is drawn from the Pecten maximus chromosome 9, xPecMax1.1, whole genome shotgun sequence genome and encodes:
- the LOC117334200 gene encoding peptidyl-prolyl cis-trans isomerase B-like; translation: MANHGKDTNGSQFFILLTKARWLDEKHVVFGKVINGMDVVRQIGEVPASNVNALPKRKVDIVDSGVVGIQKKYELTEEQMASDDDI